The DNA segment AGTGGGTCGAGCTTTTCACACATGGGTCGAgggtcgagctcgacccagGTGTGAAGAGCTCGAGCACACCTCGACCCACCATCCTGTGTCGAGTTGGTCGATCTAGTTTTGGTCGCAATTTGTGTGTGTATGTGCTGGCTAACAGGTAGAATAAGAAATGAACAAAATAGATCTATAACATCTTAATCGAATTCATGAGTCGAGTTCGAcccaataaaattcaaaataaaaagttgatTTCTTGCTAATACGTGATTCTCTCGTTCGATTTCTTGCAGACGAATACCTTGTAAACTAATTGTTAGTtagaaatcaaacaaaattagAATGGATGATAATGAGGGTTGAGAAGAAGATATTTTGTGAAGATTGGGAAGGAATGAAGTGAGATGTGGATTGGGTTGAGTCGAGTGGGGTTGAGtcgtgtaatttttttatttaattaaattataaatttttattatatataaaattaaaatacactaataaaaaaaaagttagattttaaacaaattaaaaaaatttaaaaaataaattacattccGTCTCTTTTTTTAACACACTCTCAAGAATCCCGTTTTCCTCATTTTCCCTTTGGGGTGGACCGCCACCAGCAGACAATCCCTTGTCTGCAACAGAGGTACAAGGAAAAACAAAACGCTTGCCCACCGCCGATCGAGTTATCGATTCTCTGCCTTATCATCTTTTTATTTACGTAAGTTTTATTCAAGCTAGCTGATTTAGGAATATAAATTTGTGATCTGGGTGATGTGTAAGACGGCAAATCTTAGATTACCGTTTGCTAGTGTTAAGAACTGAAATCTCCACCAGGGTTgtcgatttttttatttttattttttaaaagtacgGATTTTATGCTTTCGAATTCCCACGGTTGGATTTGAATAAATGAGGTGTCGGATATGGTCTTTCAGAAATTTAATAAGTTTAATCAATTTTGTCAAAAAAGTTTAAATTGcagttttttaaataaaatccaaatGAAGGAGatgaatatataaatacaaGAAGATAATTTTGATTCATCGGGCTTGGATATGATTATCGTTTTGCTTTTGTATAATTGACAAAAACGTAAAAGCTTTGTGAACTGCATGGATGAAATCAAAGAAGGGACTATTGTCATTTAGTGCCTGCCTTTAGTTATTAACAAGAAAAGAAACTTGGAATTGGGTATCAacgtttgttttttttatatggtATAATGTCTTtgtgcttttatattgttttcagTCTTGTTATTTTCCTGATGTTTGCATAAAACAGAAACTATTGTATGATTAGTGCTTACTCTCGAACTGGGGTCAGAAGGGTGCATGTTTGAATAAATAGCGATACATAGAATATCACAGGTTTCTCAGTTTCCAAAAGTTATGCAGGGAAGGGGCCTAGATTGTATCGACAAAATGGAGAAAGAAGTAGCTGCCTGTAAAGCTCATATTGTGGTGCTTCCTTATCATGGGCAAGGCCACATGAATCCATTGCTCCAAGTTTCTAAAAGATTGGCCGCAAAAGGAATCAAAGTCACTGTAACCACTACTCTCTCTAACACCAAAGCCATGCAAGCTGCATCTACTTACATCACATCTGAATCAATATATGATGATTTCAGTGAAGGAGGGTCTGCAGGACCTGGTGGTTTTAAAGGATTTCTGGAAAGATTTGAGGCCATTGGCTCGAGAAACTTGACAAGTCTCTTGAGAAAATTTCGAGATTCTGAAAATCCTGTGGCATGCCTGTTGTATGATGCAAATGTAACATGGGCCTCAAATGTAGTTAACGAGATGGGTATTAGGAGTGCTGCCTTCCTCACACATTCTTGTGCTTTCTTTGCTAGTCTCTACCTGATGCACTGTGATTTATTGGGGGTTGTTCCATCAGTTCCTATTCAGTCAATGCCTGGATTGCCCGAGCTTCGGGTTCCAACTATGCCTTCATTAGGTCCTCAAGCAGGACGTTATCCTCCGATCATCCGATTTTTGTTAAGACAGTTTGACAACATCGAGAAAGCAGATTGGGTTCTCTTCAACTCATTCCATATGTTAGAAGAAGAGGTCATTTAGCACCGAATATTCATTCTGTTTGAGTAGCACGGAGttgtttataataaatatatgtttcacAACATTGTTGAATGCAGGTGGTCAATCAGATGTTGAAACTCTGGCCTGTGAGGTCCATAGGACCgactttgccttctttttatCTAGACAACCGCGTAGAAGTCGACGATGATTATGCTTTCAATGTGCACAAGCCAAACACTGATATTTGCATGAAGTGGCTCGACTCCAAAGATACCAGGTCAGTCATCTACGTATCGTTTGGCAGCGTCTCCAGTTTAAGCAAGGAACAAACTGCAGAATTGGCCGAGGCCCTTGTGAATAGTGGCAAGAGCTTTTTGTGGGTTGTGAGACCATCCGAAGAACACACGCTTCCAACTAATTTCATTGAGGAAACTTCGAATCAGGGATTGATAGTGAAATGGAGCCCACAGTTGGCAGTTCTAGGCCATGATTCTGTTGGATGTTTCATATCGCATTGTGGTTGGAATTCTACCATAGAAGCAATAAGCTTAGGAGTCCCTATAGTGGCAATGCCTCAATTTATGGACCAGATAACTGATGCACATTTTGTGGAGCACATATGGCAAGTCGGAATCCAACCTAAGGCAGATGACAAGGGATTTTCTCGAAGTGTTGAAATAAGTAGGTGTATTCTGGGCATCATGCAAGGAGAACGAGGAGAAGAGACACGAAAGAATGCTGCTCGTTTGAAGGCGCTAGCAAAGGAGGCGATAGCGGAAGGAGGAAGTTCGGATAGGAACATGAGCGAATTTATAAGTCAGCTCCTGCCAGGATAGCAGTTTTGTATGCATCATCTTTAATTAAATGGAACAGGATTTGAACACTAAAGCCAAAAGGATGCACAACACATCCCTTGTTACAACTACAAATAATTACTTTCTATTATCAAAGacatggactttaattattgAGGAGTCTTGCAATTTGTTTAATAAGCAAAGGGAAAGCTTTTCTgcagaaagaaaaaagaatagaacaaaattaACACAAATAACCTACAAACATCAGGAATGATACACGGAACAAAGAGAAGTTTGAAGGAGTAGAAGCAGATGAGTTAAGAGATTTAACTCAACCAAGTCaagcataaaaaaaatgaacataaaatttaataaacattTGAATGCATAAGAATCGATGATTGTCTATTCTTTACAACTTCGCTTAATAAACTCATTAAAAGGGGCAGAGAAGTTATATAGTTAAATAACAATAGTAAAGATGATAATAGCAACTTTTCTATCTCTGGTGACCTTCCTTGGAATTCTTCATAGCAAACATTTAATTCAATACtcgattaaaatatatttttaattaaaaaaaatatacttgCGTTACATATATTCTTTTCTTCATTAAATCGAGGCAAACCCGTTCTACCGTTTGAACTACGAAACCGCAGAAGCAGAAGTTTACAGTCTCTCTCTTCGccgtatttttttatttttgtttgcaGAATTCTCTCACTCGCGTCCCCTCTTGCCGTATCAGGGGAGAGATCTTACATGTAAATATACAAATTTGCTCAATTTTATTTGCACTCAAGATTCTACTCGGTTAATCATCACTGCTCTCTCACATTCCCTCCACATTTTCCTGCAAAAACAGGCCAAGCCCTGGATTTCATTTCATAATAGAAGCTCTGGCGGGTTGTTACAGGCTAGTATTGGCGCACCTTTTTGTCTTTCAAATGTGTTTAATTTCGAATCTTGGAATTATATTTAACACAATTATGTTTTTATTGCGCCTCAGTCTTTTTTCCCCAAATATCGGGCTTTGGGTTTTTAATTCATGCGCGGAAATTCacttgtttttaatttgatacatAATTAGGGTTTTGAACGGTTTAGCTTGCTGATGGACGATAAAATTTGATGGGGTTCTGTTCGGTTTGTTTGAATAATCATTTAGGTTTTTATTTGTGATTGTGATTTTGCACGTGAGTTTTTGtgctctttgtttttttttactgaTCCTGAGAATTATgtttgcatatatatatattttattaattcttATCAGATATCATAATGGATAAGAGTGATGTAGAGATGGAGGATATCGAGACGCTCAACCATTATACAGGATACAGTGTTCAAGAGTCTGAAGGTAAACTGCATGATGGTAGGGTTGAAAACAAACACGAAAACTTTTCCCCTTCAATACTTGTACTAGAGGATGCAAATAAAAGCTTGAACAGTGGAGATGAACCCAGTAATTTGAAAAATGAATCAAGAGGCGAAAACACTGTTATGAGTGACATGGAAGGCAAAATTAACAGCAAGTGTAAGGTTATTGAGCCCAGGAATGCCGAGGAACCTGTAGGAGTATACATCAATGCTCAGACCAAAAGTGAAAATGAAGAGTCAAGCAGCGCCAAAACTAAGGAAGTTAAGCAAACTGCAGCTGGTTGTGCACTGGAGGAACAATCTCATGTCAGTAATGAAGTGGTGATGTGCAACACTACTAATGGCGAGTTGGAAGAAGAGAAGGCTACTGAGGAAGGCATGGGCAGTGGAAGTACTGTCGACAGTGCGATGAAGGAAATTGCAGGTGAAGATGTTGAGAAAAAGCACAAGGAGGATGCAAATCCTGTTGAACATGTTACAATGGAAGAACAGACTACAGCAATTGCTGATGCTAGGAATAATTTGATTAAAGTTGGGAAATTTCCAAGTAAGTTATCTGCCTGTAATGTTCATCTGAGTCAGACAACTGCTGCTAATAAGCTTCTGACAGATGGGGATGAGGAAATGAAAGATCTAGCAAAAACAAGCCAGGATAAAGAAGTTGAAGATGAGATTAAAGAACAAAATAAGGAAAAAGAAGTCATTGCTGCTGAAATTGCTGCCGTAGATGGGGGTGATAATGCTTCATTTCCAAACCAGGAAGAACCCGTGACTCCCAAGTCTCTTCTCAAATTGTTGCCTGCAACAGGTGGAGACCATAATGGGGAAACTGTCGAGCCTGTTTCTACACTAGCCACATTGCCATTGGTAATAAATGTGGAATCAGATCATAAGTTAATTCTAAGAATGGTGGTTGCTCATATGAAGTTATGACTTGTGAGATTAATAGGTGTCGTCATTGATATTTCTCTTATGATTGTTAGATGGGAGAGAGTGATGATGGAACACCAGAGGAGCAAGCGATATTCATGAAGGATGTTGAAAGTTTATATCGAGAGAGGTCAATGGAATTTAAACCTCCCAAATTTTATGGCCAGCCACTGAATTGCCTGAAGTAAGTATTCTGTTTATTGATCTTATTATGACTGTGTTCTTGGATAAACATTTATTTCCTCATTTTTGGATGCTAGGTTATGGAGAGCTGTGATTAGATTGGGCGGCTATGACAGGGTATGCCTGCTATTATCTTCTTTTGCTCTGCACTCTCCATCAAATACTACTTCTTGGAATTTAGACAATCAACCTGGCCTTTGTACCAAACCTTTCTTTTAGGACACTTTGTCAAGTTCTTCTCTTCCCAGACACTGCATTCTAAAAGGCACACCATTGTGTGCAAGTCCATTTCTAATTCCTGCTTTGATCCCACTTTTATTTCTCTTTTGTTTCTTCTCTTGTGAGTGTCCTTGACATTCCTTCCCTTGTTACATATCTTTGTCCTCTTCTTTATTCTAAAGACACGCAAATGTATGTATTTCACTTATTTAAAGAACTTTAATTTTTTccttattatttgaaattttagtattacccttttttttttcaaaaaatgctCTTACTTAACGTATTTTAATATGGCAATTACCTTACCCAAAAGGGCCAACACCTCGTAGGCATTGAACTAGCAAATTAAGAACAAGCTTTTGATGTTTACACATGTTTATGTGAACTGTATATTTGTGTCTGAGGTTTAATGTATGTATAAACTTTATGATTCATGAAGTTTGGTGTCCtatagaaaatttttcagaatgtAATATACTTTCTGCTCTTTTTCCAACACTCTATAGAGGCAAAATATTACATATCAACTAACCTTTATTTTGAATATGTTGTTCTTATGAAGAAGGGCTTTTTTTCCCGAATAATGTACTCATCTTGTTGGTATATTTTTGTACCAATTGTTCATGTTGCTTTCAATATGACTGGTTGACTTAAGATAGAAAcactataaatcataaatattttctatctTTGATGATTTTTTATGGATTTATCAGGTCATTAGTTATCGAAAAAAATAGTCCCAGAGTTGCATCTTGCATGAGCCGTAGTGTGTAAACAACGATCTCAAAATTCTTTGATATGCTTGTTAATTGTGATGCATGAAGCCCATTTATAAGCCACTGTCAAATTTATTCCTAGTCTATTACTGTTGGAGTATGTTTCTTGTCCTTGTCCAATAGATTATAATTTCTCTTTACTGTATTCCCACTATCTCTGTGGTACTAACAGGATGATTAAGAAATTTCTTGTCTGTGTCAGCACATTATTTTTCATCTGTTCTGAGGTGGAAATACTCTTCATGGTGTAACATAAAAATGGATCGTGAAATTATCGGAAATCATACTTGACCTGATTTTATTAGCTACTTAAAGTACATATTCTTAGTTACAAATCAAATTATCTTTGTTTTGGCTGCATAGTTTCTATTGTTTCCATAATATATGCAAAATAGCCTCTTGATTGATATGCACTTCAAATACATGTTCTTGGCTGGACTAtaatataaaatcaataaataaaatcaaatctttCAAGACCGCGACCATTTTGTAACTCCTGAaattttttagataaaatttTGCAATTATTCTTCATCCTAGTGGTTTAATTGAGGTACAATGACTGTAGCTAAAACTGTTTAGTTTACCTTGTACTCCAGGTATAAATTACAATCACACTAACAGGCACGAAATCAACATTGCTTTCACAGAAACCTGTTATACTATCATAGTGGACTGGAAACTTAAATTTTCTTGAAGTATATTTAGCATGTGTAGGAACTCTTACCATCATTCTGATGATGAAGTGTCAAAATACCTGTATTCAATCGTTATGAAATTCAAGGTCTTTCAACAGGTAACTGGAGCTAAATTGTGGAGGCAGGTAGGAGAGTCATTCCATCCACCAAAGTAAGGCTCTTTTTCAAAAGTTATGATCATGCATTTTTTTGGGTACAAAACATGGTGTGAAATTGTTTGTTCTTtttctttcattatttttaacaatttatgGTACGGGTTACTAACGTATGGAATATATTTAGTCATTTTCTGAATCCTTTGAATATTGAGAGTTATTGTATCAAATGGTTGAGAGTCTTGTGACATATATTAATTGGCGGTTGGCCTAAGATTCATCAATGTAACTTTAATAGTTGATCAACATTTTTTCCGGCGATGaaacctttaaaattttcattgtgGTGAGTGTTTTTAATCTCGTTTTACTTTTAGGGTGCATTTTTTAATTCTAAATTTTCCATGTGTCAAATCTTCCATAGGTAGACTTTTGTAAGTGGGTAATTATGAACATAATTTGTTCCTTTTTAGAAAGTGAATTTAGATTATGAAAGCTGATTATTGGACTTGCCTTTTATTTCATAGGACATGCACAACAGTTTCCTGGACATTCCGTATTTTCTATGAGAAGGTGATATACTATCTTTCATTTTCCCCTCCCATTTGATTCAGTTGTAACTGCTGTTTTATTTCCATACATAATTTGTTCTTGGTGCGAATCCATCTGAGGGGGACCTAACTCATCcgtttatattaaaaaaattgtgctCCTTCGAGAATTTTACAGACCGTGATAAACATTTTGTTATTGTTACTTCTTCTTTATGCCACTTCCTGATGTGAATATGAGCTTGAATTTTGCTAgttcatttaaaaattatgaaaaaaatattaatcagaTTAGGATAAAGTCCCGGTGAGATGAAGGTGGTATTTAACTGGATATCCTGTTTGTCCCTTGACATGAAAGAAAGTGATTGAACTAAATTTGGAATTTCAGAGTTTTGTATCTATAGCTCTCTGAAGTATGTGGTTCTTTTTACTGTTAGCAATTATACTTGGTTCCTATGTTAGTTACTACGTTTGATGACCTGATTCCTCGATCTATGTGGTTAGTCTCTTCTGGAATATGAAAGGCATAAGAAACAAAGTGGTGAGCTTCACTTTCCAGTTGCTCCGCTCCCTGAAGCTTCTGGTGTTGACATCGAGGTTTGTAAATTTGATCTTTCTTAATACATATCTTCTTCGCGAAGGAACTTTTTCGGTATCCTTTAATTGTTTTTGTGAACTCAATTAGATAAATACCTTCAAGGAACCCAATGTAATGTTGACTTCTAATTGTGTGAGCTATACTAACCCAAGTGAGTAAGAGTATTATTTCATGCTTTGGAATGCAAGTTTAGGCATCACTACACAATCTCAAGTCTGTATTGAAATGCTTTCTCATCCTCACTAGAAACACTCCAATAATTACAAAAGACTTTCGTCATTAATTGTAATAGACTTGTTTTTCTGTGTGTGTCACTGTATCTCTATTTCTTATTTGAATCTTGTTAATTTTGTGTGGAGAGATACAACCTGGCCGTTTTTACAGGCTAGAACTGGGAAATTTGTATCTTTTTTACATTATTGCATAATTACACTCATACACTTAGAAATTTAAACATGGCATGGAGATAAACAAATACTTCCTGAAGCTTCAATCTATCTATCATATTTGGATTTTTGCAAGCTAATGGAGGATATGTGGCACAAGAGATGCTTCATACtgatgaaatataatatattttggaaTAGGTTTCTTTAGTTTATGCAAGAAATTTTAATGACTCAAATGTTATTTCCAGCACTCCCTCCCTCTCGCATTCTTTCCCTGCCCTGCCCTCAAACATATGCTAATTGCTAGTTACGTACAAGTGTACCAATCATTGTGCCATGTTTTTAAAATGCATATTTAGATTTGTATGTTCATGTGTTTATGTGGCTGTAATCGACTGATGGTTGCATAAAAACTAATATAATCATACATTTTTTGCATCTTTGATATGTATACAGGGAAATGGATATCAAGGATCGGGATCAGGAAGGGCTAGAAGAGACTCTGCGGCTCGTGCTATGCAAGTCTGGCACGGCCAAGACATTTTTGGTCATGGTGAAGCTGGTGAACCAGTGGCAAAGGTTTGTGGATATTGTCATCTGAAAGCACATTGTTTGAGCTCTCATTTATTTTCGCATTGTGCGGCGCATAATGTTATGAGATATGATAGGACAAGAATCTTAACAGTACGACGAAGCGTGAGAAGAGTCTCAAGAGCATTGGTAAGGGAACGCttgagtttttgaaaaattacagATGAACTCTTTTACATTCTGACCTTTGCTTGAAAttggtttttattattattaatttacacTAAATCGATATGTGGATTCAGGCTCAGTCAAACAGAAGAGACCAAATGAGGTAGAGCTTTCAGCCAAGGTTGCTCGGACTGAAACATCTAAGCAGTAAGTCTAGGTTAAAATATAGTTAGTCTTTATTCTTTgggtgatttttaaaatattgttagtCTTTATTCTCtgggtgattttttttaaaatttctaagtGTGATTGtcaatttgataaatttttctaaattataagttcaattttttgtaatttgagtTGAACTTGGCTGGCTGAATGGAATTCGGTGTCATTTTCTGTGAACTAATCAATTTCACAGGTATATTAGTTGTTATGGACTGATTTGATTTGTCTGATGTGAATTCTGATCTGAAACCGACTTTATACAAAGTGAAGGATTTGAATCTGAAATGATCATAGCACTTCAAGCTGCCAAGCTTTATCTCTTTATGGCTAGTTTGTGTCAGATCTTCTTTTGGTTTTGTTGCAGTGGCAAAACAGACGTTGATTGGCTTAGCAGTTGATATGAATATTGAATCTGCACGACGGACATGCTTTTTGTGTTATGTTTTTTATATTCAGAATTTTGTGCGCATTTCTTAAATGTGTAAAGAAGATTTGGCCTAAACGTGTGTCCATATTTATGATAACCCAGACTGTTACTTTTATTATATGGATTAGCATGGGACTGAATTCTATGTGAAAGTAATAAGCACAAACCAAAGAATATGTTTTCAACTGGTACTTACTGATGCCCTTAATGTTTAAAGGCATTATTGTATGTGCTTGTCTATTGATTGTTTATCTTCCTTGCCCAATATATTGAATCCTCCTTGTGATATTGTTCTCCCTTCTAAAGTTTCAAGTCGGCATTGATAATTTTCAAACTTCTATTGTTAGACTAGTGACATCAGTGGTTGATATCGGTCCTCCAGCTGATTGGGTGAAGATCAACGTACGCCAAACTGTATGGTTGCttcacattttatttatttttctccaATCTGGGCTTATTCATATAGATGATTAAAAGTATTGGCTGATACTGGTTTTATGTGTGCAGAAGGATTGTTTTGAAGTTTACGCTTTAGTCCCGGGGCTTTTACGTGAAGAGGTGTGTACTTGTGACTTTTGGTGGTGTAGTTTACTTTGTTTTTATGTGGTGGTTGGTTCTTCCAACCCCCTTCCccacaaataaaaaattcattctcTCTTCATTTGTGTCACTGGTTCTTGATATGTGTAGGTCATTAGGTATAtgttctttattttgtttttgatttATCTGAAAGATATCATGTTGAGTATCAAAGCTGAAAAACTACTATAACTATGTTATTATTGGTGTTGAAGATATTTGTTGGTTGTAGCATGGTTTTTGTTAGAGCAATCAAGACGAACAATTAATGGTTTGTTCACAGTTGGTCATCTTTTAGGTCTGGGATGTTGGTCTAATTTTGTGTGAATCTTAATTGGGAACCGTTTTAAAAGGAAGAAAAATCAAAGAATTGCGATTTTATGGCCGTGCTTCTGTTGCAGCTATGGTTGGATGATTTGCTATTCCTGCCCGCTTAATTTGTCTTTAAGAATTTGCTTTTCTGTTGGATGCATTTCATTTGTTGTTTTTCTTCCTTTATTAGgacaaaaaaataacatttataacATTATTGCTGCCATAGGTGCGAGTTCAATCAGATCCTGCTGGACGTTTAGTCATCACGGGGCAGCCCGAGCAAGTTGATAATCCTTGGGGGATAACACCATTCAAAAAGGTAGCAATgtgctctctctctctcccctTTGCAGACATGAATATGGTGGGATTCAATTGTTTAGCCTATTTAAAGGAAGCTACCTGGATAGCGAGAGTTATAAGTAATGAGCTATTGGGTGGTTTTCAGATTGTTAGCTTACCTTCAAGAATCGATCCACTTCAGACCTCTGCGGTGGTTAGCCTCCACGGACGCCTCTTTGTTCGTGTTCCTTTCGAGCAGTCAAATATTTGAATCTTCCAGCATTCCTTTGAACAAGAATGCGAATGGATTAGTAGGCCTTGAATCTTCCTGCATTCCTTTGAACAAGAATGAACAAGAATGCGAATGGATTAGTAGGCATTACGGTAACCCCAATTCTTGCAGAAAAAACCTTTAAGTTTGTGAATGTGTAGGTTGACCAGTGCATGCTTGTGTGGTAATTGCGTTAGCAGAATAGGTTTTCAGATGTCCTCCTAAGTCTGGATTTTGATGGAGGTTTTTCCGGGCTGCGGCCACCACACCCCCTTTTTTAACTTACTATCTCCTCTGTGTGACCAACCATTGGATCGTTTAGTTAGtcaatcttgaatttctttccGTTAATGTGATTTACTTGTTTAGGTTTCGAATTTGATTTCCactaattttgaatttactcCATGTTGAAATTCTTTTGTACGTTACGCCCttgatattttgataaaaatgttaACAAAAGAACTTTTTAGGTAATGTCCTCGTGTAGATTCAATGACCCAATTCTTTTGACCAAAGACCCGACACCAATTTGGATTCTTTCCCTGTGTCGGTAGATTTTGCTTGAACTCTAACATCGAATGGTTTACATTT comes from the Primulina huaijiensis isolate GDHJ02 chromosome 8, ASM1229523v2, whole genome shotgun sequence genome and includes:
- the LOC140982644 gene encoding uncharacterized protein isoform X4; this encodes MDKSDVEMEDIETLNHYTGYSVQESEGKLHDGRVENKHENFSPSILVLEDANKSLNSGDEPSNLKNESRGENTVMSDMEGKINSKCKVIEPRNAEEPVGVYINAQTKSENEESSSAKTKEVKQTAAGCALEEQSHVSNEVVMCNTTNGELEEEKATEEGMGSGSTVDSAMKEIAGEDVEKKHKEDANPVEHVTMEEQTTAIADARNNLIKVGKFPNGDEEMKDLAKTSQDKEVEDEIKEQNKEKEVIAAEIAAVDGGDNASFPNQEEPVTPKSLLKLLPATGGDHNGETVEPVSTLATLPLVINVESDHKLILRMMGESDDGTPEEQAIFMKDVESLYRERSMEFKPPKFYGQPLNCLKLWRAVIRLGGYDRVTGAKLWRQVGESFHPPKTCTTVSWTFRIFYEKSLLEYERHKKQSGELHFPVAPLPEASGVDIEGNGYQGSGSGRARRDSAARAMQVWHGQDIFGHGEAGEPVAKDKNLNSTTKREKSLKSIGSVKQKRPNEVELSAKVARTETSKQLVTSVVDIGPPADWVKINVRQTKDCFEVYALVPGLLREEVRVQSDPAGRLVITGQPEQVDNPWGITPFKKIVSLPSRIDPLQTSAVVSLHGRLFVRVPFEQSNI
- the LOC140982644 gene encoding AT-rich interactive domain-containing protein 6-like isoform X3, giving the protein MDKSDVEMEDIETLNHYTGYSVQESEGKLHDGRVENKHENFSPSILVLEDANKSLNSGDEPSNLKNESRGENTVMSDMEGKINSKCKVIEPRNAEEPVGVYINAQTKSENEESSSAKTKEVKQTAAGCALEEQSHVSNEVVMCNTTNGELEEEKATEEGMGSGSTVDSAMKEIAGEDVEKKHKEDANPVEHVTMEEQTTAIADARNNLIKVGKFPSKLSACNVHLSQTTAANKLLTDGDEEMKDLAKTSQDKEVEDEIKEQNKEKEVIAAEIAAVDGGDNASFPNQEEPVTPKSLLKLLPATGGDHNGETVEPVSTLATLPLMGESDDGTPEEQAIFMKDVESLYRERSMEFKPPKFYGQPLNCLKLWRAVIRLGGYDRVTGAKLWRQVGESFHPPKTCTTVSWTFRIFYEKSLLEYERHKKQSGELHFPVAPLPEASGVDIEGNGYQGSGSGRARRDSAARAMQVWHGQDIFGHGEAGEPVAKDKNLNSTTKREKSLKSIGSVKQKRPNEVELSAKVARTETSKQLVTSVVDIGPPADWVKINVRQTKDCFEVYALVPGLLREEVRVQSDPAGRLVITGQPEQVDNPWGITPFKKIVSLPSRIDPLQTSAVVSLHGRLFVRVPFEQSNI
- the LOC140982644 gene encoding uncharacterized protein isoform X2 yields the protein MDKSDVEMEDIETLNHYTGYSVQESEGKLHDGRVENKHENFSPSILVLEDANKSLNSGDEPSNLKNESRGENTVMSDMEGKINSKCKVIEPRNAEEPVGVYINAQTKSENEESSSAKTKEVKQTAAGCALEEQSHVSNEVVMCNTTNGELEEEKATEEGMGSGSTVDSAMKEIAGEDVEKKHKEDANPVEHVTMEEQTTAIADARNNLIKVGKFPSKLSACNVHLSQTTAANKLLTDGDEEMKDLAKTSQDKEVEDEIKEQNKEKEVIAAEIAAVDGGDNASFPNQEEPVTPKSLLKLLPATGGDHNGETVEPVSTLATLPLVINVESDHKLILRMMGESDDGTPEEQAIFMKDVESLYRERSMEFKPPKFYGQPLNCLKLWRAVIRLGGYDRVTGAKLWRQVGESFHPPKTCTTVSWTFRIFYEKSLLEYERHKKQSGELHFPVAPLPEASGVDIEGNGYQGSGSGRARRDSAARAMQVWHGQDIFGHGEAGEPVAKDKNLNSTTKREKSLKSIGSVKQKRPNEVELSAKVARTETSKQLVTSVVDIGPPADWVKINVRQTKDCFEVYALVPGLLREEVRVQSDPAGRLVITGQPEQVDNPWGITPFKKIVSLPSRIDPLQTSAVVSLHGRLFVRVPFEQSNI
- the LOC140982644 gene encoding uncharacterized protein isoform X1; translation: MDKSDVEMEDIETLNHYTGYSVQESEGKLHDGRVENKHENFSPSILVLEDANKSLNSGDEPSNLKNESRGENTVMSDMEGKINSKCKVIEPRNAEEPVGVYINAQTKSENEESSSAKTKEVKQTAAGCALEEQSHVSNEVVMCNTTNGELEEEKATEEGMGSGSTVDSAMKEIAGEDVEKKHKEDANPVEHVTMEEQTTAIADARNNLIKVGKFPSKLSACNVHLSQTTAANKLLTDGDEEMKDLAKTSQDKEVEDEIKEQNKEKEVIAAEIAAVDGGDNASFPNQEEPVTPKSLLKLLPATGGDHNGETVEPVSTLATLPLVINVESDHKLILRMMGESDDGTPEEQAIFMKDVESLYRERSMEFKPPKFYGQPLNCLKLWRAVIRLGGYDRVTGAKLWRQVGESFHPPKTCTTVSWTFRIFYEKSLLEYERHKKQSGELHFPVAPLPEASGVDIEGNGYQGSGSGRARRDSAARAMQVWHGQDIFGHGEAGEPVAKDKNLNSTTKREKSLKSIGSVKQKRPNEVELSAKVARTETSKQLVTSVVDIGPPADWVKINVRQTKDCFEVYALVPGLLREEVRVQSDPAGRLVITGQPEQVDNPWGITPFKKIVSLPSRIDPLQTSAVVSLHGRLFVRVPFEQSNI